From a region of the Streptomyces sp. NBC_01454 genome:
- a CDS encoding replication-associated recombination protein A translates to MEPDLFTAAAEDRQEKDPSRSPLAVRMRPRTLDEVVGQQHLLKPGSPLRRLVGDVGGSGAGGASDEGAGGRRAGGGPAGPSSVFLWGPPGIGKTTLAHVVSQATNRRFVELSAITAGVKEVRAVIDGARRASGGYGKETVLFLDEIHRFSKAQQDSLLPAVENRWVTLIAATTENPYFSVISPLLSRSLLLTLEPLTDEDLRGLLRRALTDARGLAGAVTLPEDTEGHLLRIAGGDARRALTALEAGAGSALAKGEKEITLRTLEESVDRAAVKYDRDGDQHYDVASALIKSIRGSDVDAALHYLARMIEAGEDPRFIARRLMISASEDIGLADPTALQTAVAAAQAVALIGFPEARITLSQATIALALAPKSNAAYLAIDAALADVRAGQAGAVPPHLRDSHYQGAQKLGHGQGYQYPHDLPGGIAAQQYAPDEVHGKRYYAPTRHGAEARYAEVAERVRARLHGTGGEGATD, encoded by the coding sequence GTGGAGCCCGACCTGTTCACCGCCGCTGCCGAAGACCGCCAGGAGAAGGACCCTTCGCGGTCCCCGCTCGCCGTGCGGATGCGTCCGCGCACCCTCGACGAGGTCGTGGGCCAGCAGCATCTGCTCAAGCCGGGCTCGCCGCTGCGCCGGCTGGTCGGCGACGTCGGCGGCAGCGGGGCCGGAGGGGCGTCGGACGAGGGCGCCGGCGGACGACGGGCGGGAGGCGGACCGGCGGGTCCGTCCTCGGTGTTCCTGTGGGGGCCGCCGGGCATCGGGAAGACGACCCTCGCCCATGTCGTCAGCCAGGCGACGAACAGGCGCTTCGTGGAGCTGTCGGCGATCACGGCGGGCGTCAAGGAGGTCCGCGCGGTCATCGACGGCGCCCGGCGGGCCTCGGGGGGCTACGGCAAGGAGACCGTGCTCTTCCTCGACGAGATCCACCGCTTCAGCAAGGCCCAGCAGGACTCCCTGCTGCCCGCCGTGGAGAACCGCTGGGTGACCCTGATCGCCGCGACGACCGAGAACCCGTACTTCTCGGTGATCTCGCCGCTGCTCTCCCGTTCACTGCTGCTGACCCTCGAACCCCTCACGGACGAGGATCTGCGCGGGCTGCTGCGGCGCGCGCTGACCGACGCGCGCGGGCTGGCCGGCGCGGTGACCCTCCCCGAGGACACCGAGGGGCATCTGCTGCGCATCGCGGGCGGCGACGCCCGGCGCGCGCTGACGGCCCTGGAGGCCGGCGCCGGATCCGCGCTGGCCAAGGGCGAGAAGGAGATCACCCTCCGGACGCTGGAGGAGTCCGTCGACCGGGCGGCGGTGAAGTACGACCGAGACGGCGACCAGCACTACGACGTCGCCAGCGCACTGATCAAGTCCATCCGCGGCTCGGACGTCGATGCCGCTCTGCATTACCTCGCGCGCATGATCGAGGCGGGGGAGGACCCGCGGTTCATCGCCCGCCGGCTGATGATCTCGGCGAGCGAGGACATCGGCCTGGCCGATCCGACGGCGCTGCAGACGGCGGTCGCCGCCGCCCAGGCCGTGGCGCTGATCGGCTTCCCGGAGGCGCGGATCACCCTCAGCCAGGCCACCATCGCGCTCGCCCTGGCGCCGAAGTCCAATGCCGCCTATCTCGCGATCGACGCCGCGCTGGCGGACGTCCGGGCCGGTCAGGCGGGCGCGGTCCCGCCCCATCTGCGCGACAGCCACTACCAGGGCGCCCAGAAGCTCGGCCACGGCCAGGGCTATCAGTATCCGCACGACCTGCCGGGCGGCATCGCGGCCCAGCAGTACGCGCCGGACGAGGTGCACGGCAAGCGCTACTACGCCCCGACCCGGCACGGCGCCGAGGCCCGCTACGCCGAGGTCGCCGAGCGGGTCCGCGCCCGGCTGCACGGCACCGGCGGCGAGGGCGCAACCGACTGA
- a CDS encoding DUF2470 domain-containing protein, with protein MASLSIPGIEDPDEIGLSAPVCRTVTPGGDVLLLVPGDSAAARAAAHAQDDDLTAVMEITDVAPVSVPHRIRGRAWIAGWLTPVRNEQRAEAAMLLAERHPVGELLGIGEALQPDPAPGTYGRTAWMMLRLEVGEGAVDDLWGAGPVEPDDFADAAPDPLVAHEAELLQHLHAAHGGEVRGLCALLGGREAVCGPGDPAVPVSLDRFGLRVRFTDAGQRSFDARFDFPEPVRDVAELRRAMHRLFEAAGAQ; from the coding sequence ATGGCGTCCCTGAGCATCCCCGGCATCGAGGACCCCGACGAGATCGGCCTCTCCGCTCCTGTCTGCCGAACCGTGACACCCGGTGGAGACGTGCTGTTGCTGGTTCCTGGCGACTCCGCCGCGGCCCGGGCGGCCGCCCACGCGCAGGACGACGACCTGACAGCCGTGATGGAGATCACGGACGTCGCCCCGGTCTCGGTCCCTCACCGGATCCGCGGACGGGCCTGGATCGCCGGCTGGCTCACCCCGGTACGCAACGAGCAGCGCGCCGAGGCCGCGATGCTGCTGGCGGAGCGGCATCCGGTGGGCGAGCTGCTCGGCATCGGCGAGGCACTGCAGCCGGACCCGGCACCGGGCACGTACGGGCGGACCGCCTGGATGATGCTGCGCCTGGAGGTCGGCGAGGGCGCGGTGGACGATCTGTGGGGCGCCGGGCCCGTCGAGCCGGACGATTTCGCCGACGCGGCGCCCGATCCGCTGGTCGCCCATGAGGCGGAGCTGCTGCAGCATCTGCACGCGGCGCACGGCGGGGAGGTGCGCGGGCTGTGTGCCCTGCTGGGCGGCCGCGAGGCGGTCTGCGGGCCGGGCGATCCGGCGGTGCCGGTGAGCCTGGACCGCTTCGGCCTGCGGGTCCGCTTCACCGACGCCGGGCAGCGCTCCTTCGACGCGCGCTTCGACTTCCCGGAGCCCGTGCGGGACGTGGCCGAGCTGCGGCGGGCGATGCACCGGCTCTTCGAGGCGGCGGGGGCGCAGTAG
- the rpsD gene encoding 30S ribosomal protein S4: MNQSRPKVKKSRALGIALTPKAVKYFEARPYPPGEHGRGRKQSSDYKVRLLEKQRLRAQYDISERQMARAYDRARKVEGKTGEALIIELERRLDALVLRSGIARTIYQARQMVVHGHISVNDRKVDKPSFRVRPGDVVMVRERSREKHPFQVAREGGYDTDGETPRYLEVNLPALAFRLDRDPNRKEIPVICDEQLVVEYYAR, encoded by the coding sequence GTGAACCAGTCGCGTCCCAAGGTCAAGAAGTCCCGCGCGCTCGGCATCGCGCTGACGCCCAAGGCCGTCAAGTACTTCGAGGCCCGTCCCTACCCGCCCGGCGAGCACGGCCGTGGCCGCAAGCAGAGCAGTGACTACAAGGTCCGTCTGCTCGAGAAGCAGCGCCTGCGTGCGCAGTACGACATCAGCGAGCGCCAGATGGCGCGTGCCTACGACCGCGCTCGGAAGGTCGAAGGCAAGACCGGCGAAGCGCTGATCATCGAGCTTGAGCGCCGTCTGGACGCGCTCGTCCTGCGGTCGGGCATCGCCCGCACCATCTACCAGGCTCGTCAGATGGTCGTCCACGGCCACATCTCGGTGAACGACCGCAAGGTCGACAAGCCGTCCTTCCGCGTCCGTCCCGGCGATGTCGTGATGGTCCGCGAGCGCAGCCGCGAGAAGCACCCCTTCCAGGTCGCGCGTGAGGGTGGCTACGACACCGACGGTGAGACCCCGCGCTACCTCGAGGTCAACCTGCCGGCTCTGGCGTTCCGTCTCGACCGGGACCCGAACCGCAAGGAGATCCCGGTGATCTGCGACGAGCAGCTCGTCGTCGAGTACTACGCCCGCTAA